One segment of Micromonospora parathelypteridis DNA contains the following:
- a CDS encoding nucleotidyltransferase: MAERGDESLVHTLKKVAAVLKQSEIPFALGGSFAVYAHGGHSSEHDVDFLIREADVEQSLEALVAAGFVAQRPPEDWLVKVFDDDRMVDLIHRPIETPVTEETFADTVIRPVDAIHMPVLSATQLMVHKLLSFSQHYCDFARGLPLARSLREQIDWERVRKETQHSPYAEAFLVLLDRLEVVPAVGTQPGEGTS; the protein is encoded by the coding sequence ATGGCTGAGCGCGGGGACGAGAGTCTGGTGCACACCCTCAAGAAGGTCGCCGCCGTGCTCAAGCAGTCCGAGATCCCGTTCGCCCTGGGCGGCAGCTTCGCCGTGTACGCCCACGGGGGCCACTCCAGCGAGCACGACGTCGACTTCCTGATCCGGGAGGCCGACGTCGAACAGTCGCTGGAGGCCCTGGTGGCCGCCGGCTTCGTCGCTCAGCGCCCACCGGAGGACTGGCTGGTCAAGGTCTTCGACGACGACCGGATGGTGGACCTCATCCATCGGCCGATCGAGACACCGGTGACCGAGGAGACGTTCGCCGACACGGTCATCCGGCCGGTGGACGCGATCCACATGCCGGTCCTGTCCGCCACCCAGCTCATGGTGCACAAGCTGCTCAGCTTCTCCCAGCACTACTGCGATTTCGCCCGCGGCCTGCCGCTGGCCCGGTCGCTGCGGGAGCAGATCGACTGGGAAAGGGTACGCAAGGAGACGCAGCACTCGCCGTACGCGGAGGCGTTCCTGGTGCTGCTGGACCGGCTGGAGGTGGTGCCGGCCGTCGGCACCCAGCCAGGAGAGGGGACATCGTGA
- a CDS encoding metallophosphoesterase family protein: MVIRIAAVGDVHLDEDVVGRFRPALEELPECADVLLLAGDLTRHGTEAEARCVAEEFGGLAVPVVTVLGNHDHQCDQVPQVVKVLEDAGITVLEGNGVVLDCAGGRLGIAGVKGFGGGFAGRCASDFGEPEMKAFVRTTTDSADSLGAALRSLDCDMLVALTHYAPVPDTLAGEPLEIYPFLGSYQLGQAIDSAPTALALHGHAHAGTERGTTPGGVRVRNVAHPVIKQAYSVFHVGDQLDTDQVSPIGQSGIQRSWS, from the coding sequence ATGGTGATCCGGATCGCCGCGGTGGGTGACGTGCATCTGGACGAGGACGTGGTCGGCCGGTTCCGACCCGCGTTGGAGGAGTTGCCGGAGTGCGCCGACGTGCTGCTGCTGGCCGGGGACCTGACCCGGCACGGCACCGAGGCCGAGGCGCGCTGCGTGGCAGAGGAGTTTGGTGGGTTGGCCGTGCCGGTCGTGACCGTGCTGGGCAACCACGACCACCAGTGTGACCAGGTGCCACAGGTGGTCAAGGTGCTCGAGGACGCGGGCATCACCGTGCTGGAGGGCAACGGCGTGGTGTTGGACTGCGCGGGTGGCCGACTCGGCATCGCCGGCGTCAAGGGCTTCGGCGGCGGATTCGCCGGGCGCTGCGCGAGTGACTTCGGCGAGCCGGAGATGAAGGCGTTCGTGCGGACCACCACCGACAGCGCGGACAGCCTCGGCGCGGCGCTGCGTTCACTGGACTGCGACATGCTGGTGGCGCTCACCCACTACGCACCGGTGCCGGACACGCTGGCCGGCGAACCGTTGGAGATCTACCCGTTCCTCGGGTCGTACCAGCTGGGGCAGGCGATCGACTCCGCGCCCACCGCGCTGGCCCTGCACGGGCACGCGCACGCCGGCACCGAGCGCGGCACGACCCCCGGAGGGGTACGCGTACGCAACGTCGCGCACCCGGTGATCAAGCAGGCGTACAGCGTCTTCCACGTTGGCGATCAACTTGACACCGACCAGGTTTCCCCGATCGGCCAGTCGGGTATTCAGAGGTCATGGAGCTGA
- a CDS encoding GPGG-motif small membrane protein, whose amino-acid sequence MELILWILAVVLVVAGILALFRRQILWGIVLIIVGLLVGPGGVSIFN is encoded by the coding sequence ATGGAGCTGATTCTTTGGATTCTCGCAGTCGTACTCGTGGTCGCCGGCATTCTCGCGCTGTTCCGCCGGCAGATCCTGTGGGGCATCGTCCTCATCATCGTCGGGCTGTTGGTCGGCCCGGGCGGTGTCAGCATCTTCAATTGA